A single genomic interval of Dromiciops gliroides isolate mDroGli1 chromosome 1, mDroGli1.pri, whole genome shotgun sequence harbors:
- the LOC122735577 gene encoding mucin-17-like isoform X24, with protein sequence MEKLLQLVEGMHIEEMSSHQTLQPEPPRAQKRPLSPQAGLSSPKRKVVPRLEEKEPETVQGIDESKKEEKKKDIAGAGIERGASQAHSIRWPVESKNKYVHISLGDQDESPEFSQTGLALTETKLAATEMLSNTGDGATSSLSTRCSETKSVSAEIMHELSDDFSESEDSDTESLSSQCSDKRLTFIDIKSMATEILGESVETDKRAVSTKSELAGKGMLSESVAPDTGSSDSKCSDSKLAPPEGKATAKSVMPDHGSPDTNLLSSEPSETSTISLEDKAVPTKMLSEKVTPTTSGLSSQRSETRHDSPERKAVVSEVSESVSAAPSVSSDDGSETRCVSPERKPLVTEMSQTVSSDPSVSSESCESKCTSLESQSVATGKLSEAVAPDPSASSAEGLKTKRPSHKSKPVVTGELTESISPTSSILGSEESETRSVSPESKPLVSGRLSETVSPASSILASEDSETRGASPESKAIVGKMLSETLPRAPNVLTPECSEARCTSSESKPVVGELLSEKVSLPPVVLSSKCLETECAPAESKPVVSRTCSGTVSPVPKVLSTECSEARCLSSETKPVVTGMVSETRSLAPDVSCGECSDSVDIKPVVARIIPERLSPPISISSTEYSDAGYTSPERKPVVTGVAPGRLSPPISISSTEYSEASCASPEESKPIVSGLFPEVLSPAISISSEFSEGAYFCTDRKPIVAGTFSERLSLDTCASVSECSETSGTSPERKPIVAERVAARMSPAPIVLSSECSETSYASPERKPLVAGRYVERLSPSTSALYTEFSESSRFFSETRPAAAGEYSGRLSPDTGSFSSESSEASGASPERKPVIGRVYPGRLSPPISISSTEYSDPGGASPERKPIVSGLFSRRLSSPISISSTEYSDMGGASPERKPVISELLSERVRPVQTVLSSVCSDDRCISPETKPVVSGIFSGTLFSATSILASEGSESRCTSPENKPTVSGLFSETGSLPPDVLSTSCLDARCVSPGSKPVEGTMFSETLFSGTSILASEGSESRSISPENKPTVSGMFSETLFSGPSILASEGSGTRCTSPENKPVVTGMFSETLSPPPNIFSSESLDTRCISPENKPVVTGMFSETLSPPINIFSSESSDTRCVSPESKPVVTGLLSGRLSPPISISSTEYSDTECASPERKPVVGEMLSERLSPPISISSTEYSDTECASPERKPIVTGLFSERLPPTSSILPSLCSEIKFASIQNKPSVSGLFPEGLSPSTSFFTSQYSDTRCTSPDSKPVMARLFPQATSLLPSRYFETSDDSSESKAAETGRLSPCTSLFSSQSSETRFSSTERLPPISSLLPELVDPTTFILAAQCPGLRFASSENNPEGSAPSPEGLSPATGFVYPPSSETRAASSENNPEVSEVFSERLSPTTGIVSSLCFEKILASTGSKPVVSRMFSESMFPATGFLYPPESDPAVSGIFSERLSPATGIMSSLCFLTIFASTESKSIVSTVFSESVSPTTGIVSSLCFVIILASTESDLAIIGVFSEGLSPSTGITFRPCSETGAALTDSNSAGTGVFSGSLSPTGGITFPPCSETEAALTDSNSAGTGVFSGSLSPTAECLSPSTGITFPPCSETGAALTDSNPVGTGVVSEKPSPTAGITFPPCSEKGAALTDSNSAGTGVFSGSLSPTAECVSPSTGITFPPCSETGAALTDSGPVGTGVVSEKPSPTAGISFPPCLETGADSTGSDTTGIGMLSKSLSPTAESVSPSTDISFPPCLETGADLTGSDTTGIGMLSKSLSPTADISFPPCLETGADLTGSDTTGIRMLSKSLSPTADISFPPCLETGADLTGSDTTGIGMLSKSLSPTADISFPPCLETGADSTGSDTTGIGMLSKSLSPTADISFPPCLETGADLTGSDTTGIGMLSKSLSPTADISFPPCLETGADSTGSDTTGIGMLSKSLSPTADISFPPCLETGADLAGSDTTGIGMLSERLSPIADISFPPCLETGADLAGSDTTGIGMLSDRLSPTADISFPPCLETGADLTGSDTTGIGMLSERLSPTADEAAMRTALPDDN encoded by the exons AAACTCCTCCAGCTGGTAGAAGGCATGCATATAGAGGAGATGTCTTCCCACCAGACGCTCCAGCCGGAGCCCCCCAGAGCTCAGAAGCGTCCCCTCTCACCACAGGctggcctgagctctcccaaaagGAAAGTTGTCCCTAGGTTGGAGGAGAAGGAGCCTGAGACTGTGCAAGGTATAGATGAGagtaagaaagaggagaaaaagaaagatattgcaggCGCTGGAATAGAGCGGGGAGCCTCACAAGCTCACTCTATCAGATGGCCGgtagaaagcaaaaataaatatgtgCACATCAGTTTGGGTGACCAAGATGAGAGCCCTGAGTTTTCTCAAACAGGATTAGCTTTAACAGAGACCAAGCTTGCGGCAACTGAAATGTTATCAAATACTGGGGATGGTGCTACAAGTAGCTTGTCTACTCGGTGTTCGGAAACAAAATCTGTTTCCGCAGAGATCATGCATGAATTAAGTGATGACTTTTCAGAGAGTGAGGATTCTGACACAGAGAGCTTGTCGTCTCAGTGTTCTGACAAAAGGCTTACTTTCATAGACATCAAGTCTATGGCAACTGAAATATTAGGAGAAAGTGTGGAGACTGATAAGAGGGCTGTTTCTACAAAAAGTGAGCTTGCCGGAAAGGGAATGTTGTCAGAGAGCGTGGCTCCTGACACAGGTAGCTCGGATTCTAAGTGTTCTGATTCGAAATTGGCTCCCCCCGAGGGAAAGGCTACGGCAAAGAGTGTAATGCCAGACCATGGGTCTCCTGATACAAATCTCTTGTCCTCTGAGCCTTCGGAAACTAGTACTATTTCCCTAGAGGACAAGGCTGTGCCAACCAAAATGTTATCAGAAAAGGTAACCCCCACCACAAGTGGTTTGTCTTCCCAGCGTTCAGAAACTAGGCATGATTCCCCCGAGAGAAAGGCTGTAGTATCTGAAGTGTCAGAGAGTGTGTCTGCAGCCCCCAGTGTGTCGTCTGATGACGGCTCGGAAACTAGATGTGTTTCCCCTGAGAGGAAGCCTCTAGTAACCGAAATGTCACAGACAGTGTCTTCTGACCCTAGTGTTTCGTCTGAGTCTTGTGAAAGTAAATGTACTTCCTTAGAAAGTCAATCTGTGGCAACAGGAAAGTTATCAGAGGCAGTGGCTCCTGACCCAAGTGCCTCATCTGCTGAGGGTCTGAAGACTAAACGTCCTTCCCATAAGAGCAAGCCTGTAGTAACTGGCGAGCTCACAGAGTCAATATCTCCAACCTCAAGTATCTTGGGCTCAGAGGAATCGGAGACTAGAAGTGTCTCCCCTGAGAGCAAACCCTTAGTAAGTGGAAGGCTCTCAGAGACAGTGTCTCCAGCCTCAAGCATCTTGGCCTCTGAGGATTCAGAGACAAGAGGTGCCTCCCCTGAGAGCAAGGCTATAGTAGGCAAAATGCTCTCAGAGACCTTGCCTAGAGCCCCAAATGTTTTGACTCCTGAATGTTCTGAGGCTAGATGCACTTCCTCTGAGAGCAAGCCAGTAGTAGGTGAATTGCTCTCAGAGAAAGTGTCTCTACCCCCAGTTGTCCTGTCTTCAAAATGTTTGGAGACTGAGTGTGCACCGGCAGAAAGCAAACCTGTTGTTAGTAGAACGTGCTCGGGGACAGTGTCacctgtcccaaaagtcttgtcTACTGAATGTTCTGAGGCTagatgcctttcctctgagaccaAGCCAGTAGTAACTGGAATGGTCTCAGAGACTAGGTCTCTAGCCCCAGATGTCTCGTGTGGTGAATGTTCGGATTCCGTAGACATCAAACCAGTAGTAGCTAGAATTATACCGGAAAGACTTTCACCACCCATAAGCATTTCATCCACAGAATATTCTGATGCTGGATATACTTCCCCAGAGAGGAAGCCAGTAGTAACTGGTGTGGCCCCTGGGAGACTATCTCCACCTATAAGCATTTCATCAACTGAATATTCGGAGGCAAGCTGTGCTTCCCCCGAGGAGAGCAAGCCCATAGTATCTGGCTTGTTCCCAGAAGTACTATCTCCAGCTATAAGTATCTCCTCCGAGTTTTCGGAGGGTGCCTATTTTTGCACAGATAGAAAGCCCATAGTAGCGGGCACGTTTTCAGAAAGACTGTCTCTGGACACTTGTGCCTCAGTCTCTGAATGTTCAGAGACTAGCGGTACTTCCCCAGAGAGGAAGCCCATAGTAGCAGAACGTGTAGCAGCAAGAATGTCACCAGCTCCAATTGTCTTGTCCTCTGAGTGTTCAGAGACAAGCTATGCTTCCCCAGAAAGGAAGCCATTAGTAGCTGGAAGGTACGTAGAAAGACTATCACCGTCCACAAGTGCCTTATACACGGAGTTTTCTGAGAGCAGCAGGTTTTTCTCAGAGACCAGACCTGCAGCAGCCGGAGAGTACTCAGGAAGGCTGTCTCCAGACACTGGTAGCTTTTCTTCAGAAAGTTCGGAGGCCAGCGGTGCTTCCCCGGAAAGGAAGCCTGTCATAGGGAGAGTGTACCCAGGGAGATTGTCACCGCCTATCAGCATCTCATCCACAGAATATTCCGATCCTGGAGGTGCTTCCCCTGAAAGGAAGCCTATAGTAAGTGGGCTGTTCTCAAGGAGACTGTCTTCTCCCATCAGCATTTCATCTACCGAATATTCTGATATGGGAGGTGCATCTCCTGAAAGGAAGCCTGTCATAAGTGAACTGTTGTCAGAAAGAGTTCGTCCAGTCCAAACTGTTTTGTCCAGTGTATGTTCTGATGATAGATGTATCTCCCCTGAAACTAAACCCGTTGTAAGTGGAATATTTTCAGGGACCCTGTTTTCAGCTACCAGCATCTTGGCCTCTGAGGGTTCAGAGTCTAGATGCACTTCCCCTGAGAACAAGCCCACAGTAAGTGGATTGTTCTCAGAGACAGGGTCTCTACCCCCGGATGTGTTGTCTACTTCGTGTTTAGATGCTAGATGTGTGTCTCCTGGAAGTAAACCCGTAGAAGGTACCATGTTTTCTGAAACCCTTTTTTCAGGGACAAGCATCTTGGCCTCCGAGGGTTCAGAATCTAGAAGTATTTCTCCAGAGAACAAGCCCACAGTTAGTGGGATGTTCTCAGAAACCCTCTTTTCAGGCCCAAGCATCTTGGCCTCTGAGGGTTCAGGGACCAGGTGCACGTCCCCAGAGAACAAACCAGTAGTAACTGGGATGTTCTCAGagaccctctccccacccccaaacatctTCTCCTCCGAAAGCTTGGACACTCGCTGCATTTCACCCGAGAACAAACCAGTTGTAACTGGGATGTTCTCAGAGACATTATCACCACCTATAAAcatcttttcttcagagagctcgGACACTAGGTGCGTTTCTCCAGAGAGCAAGCCAGTAGTAACTGGCTTGCTCTCAGGGAGACTCTCACCACCCATTAGCATTTCATCTACCGAATATTCTGACACTGAATGTGCTTCCCCTGAGAGGAAGCCGGTAGTAGGTGAAATGCTATCAGAGAGACTCTCACCACCCATTAGCATTTCATCCACCGAATATTCTGACACCGAATGTGCTTCCCCAGAAAGGAAGCCCATAGTGACTGGACTTTTTTCAGAAAGACTGCCTCCAACTTCAAGCATTCTCCCCTCCTTGTGTTCCGAAATAAAATTTGCTTCAATACAAAACAAGCCTTCAGTATCTGGACTATTTCCTGAAGGCTTGTCTCCATCTACAAGTTTCTTTACCTCTCAATATTCTGATACAAGATGTACCTCTCCTGACAGCAAACCTGTAATGGCCAGACTGTTTCCACAGGCCACGAGTCTCTTGCCTTCTCGGTATTTTGAGACCTCAGATGACTCTTCAGAAAGCAAGGCTGCAGAGACTGGAAGACTATCTCCATGCACAAGTCTCTTTTCTTCTCAGAGTTCTGAGACAAGATTTTCTTCTACTGAGAGGCTGCCTCCTATATCTAGCCTGTTACCAGAGCTTGTGGATCCTACCACATTTATCCTGGCTGCTCAGTGTCCTGGCTTAAGGTTTGCCTCATCAGAGAACAATCCTGAAGGATCTGCACCATCCCCAGAAGGGCTCTCCCCTGCGACAGGTTTTGTGTACCCTCCATCTTCTGAGACAAGAGCTGCTTCATCAGAGAACAATCCTGAAGTCTCTGAAGTGTTCTCAGAAAGATTGTCTCCGACAACAGGTATTGTGTCCTCTCTATGTTTTGAAAAAATACTTGCTTCCACAGGGAGCAAGCCTGTAGTATCCAGAATGTTCTCAGAGAGTATGTTTCCTGCCACAGGTTTCCTGTATCCTCCAGAAAGTGATCCTGCAGTATCTGGCATTTTCTCAGAAAGACTGTCTCCAGCAACAGGTATTATGTCCTCTCTATGTTTTCTGACAATATTTGCTTCCACAGAGAGCAAGTCTATAGTATCCACAGTGTTCTCAGAAAGCGTCTCTCCCACCACAGGTATTGTGTCTTCTCTATGTTTTGTCATAATCTTGGCTTCCACAGAGAGTGATCTTGCAATAATTGGAGTGTTCTCAGAGGGACTGTCTCCTTCCACAGGCATCACATTCCGTCCATGTTCAGAGACAGGAGCTGCTTTGACAGACAGCAATTCTGCAGGAACTGGAGTGTTTTCAGGGAGCCTGTCTCCTACAGGAG GTATCACATTCCCTCCATGTTCAGAGACAGAAGCTGCTTTGACAGACAGCAATTCTGCAGGAACTGGAGTGTTTTCAGGGAGCCTGTCTCCTACAGCAG AGTGTTTGTCTCCTTCCACAGGTATCACATTCCCTCCATGTTCAGAGACAGGAGCTGCTTTGACAGACAGCAATCCTGTAGGAACTGGAGTAGTGTCAGAAAAACCATCTCCTACAGCAG GTATCACATTCCCTCCATGTTCAGAGAAAGGAGCTGCTTTGACAGACAGCAATTCTGCAGGAACTGGAGTGTTTTCAGGGAGCCTGTCTCCTACAGCAG AGTGTGTGTCTCCTTCCACAGGTATCACATTCCCTCCATGTTCAGAGACAGGAGCTGCTTTGACAGACAGCGGTCCTGTAGGAACTGGAGTAGTGTCAGAAAAACCATCTCCTACAGCGG GTATCTCATTCCCTCCATGTTTGGAGACAGGTGCTGATTCAACAGGAAGTGATACCACAGGAATTGGAATGCTGTCAAAGAGTCTATCTCCTACAGCAG AGAGTGTGTCTCCTTCCACAGATATCTCATTCCCTCCATGTTTGGAGACAGGTGCTGATTTAACAGGAAGTGATACCACAGGAATTGGAATGCTGTCAAAGAGTCTATCTCCTACAGCAG ATATCTCATTCCCTCCATGTTTGGAGACAGGTGCTGATTTAACAGGAAGTGATACCACAGGAATTAGAATGCTGTCAAAGAGTCTATCTCCTACAGCAG ATATCTCATTCCCTCCATGTTTGGAGACAGGTGCTGATTTAACAGGAAGTGATACCACAGGAATTGGAATGCTGTCAAAGAGTCTATCTCCTACAGCGG ATATCTCATTCCCTCCATGTTTGGAGACAGGTGCTGATTCAACAGGAAGTGATACCACAGGAATTGGAATGCTGTCAAAGAGTCTATCTCCTACAGCAG ATATCTCATTCCCTCCATGTTTGGAGACAGGTGCTGATTTAACAGGAAGTGATACCACAGGAATTGGAATGCTGTCAAAGAGTCTATCTCCTACAGCAG ATATCTCATTCCCTCCATGTTTGGAGACAGGTGCTGATTCAACAGGAAGTGATACCACAGGAATTGGAATGCTGTCAAAGAGTCTATCTCCTACAGCAG ATATCTCATTCCCTCCATGTTTGGAGACAGGTGCTGATTTAGCAGGAAGTGATACCACAGGAATTGGAATGCTTTCAGAGAGACTGTCTCCTATAGCAG ATATCTCATTCCCTCCATGTTTGGAGACAGGTGCTGATTTAGCAGGAAGTGATACCACAGGAATTGGAATGCTGTCAGACAGACTATCTCCTACAGCAG ATATCTCATTCCCTCCATGTTTGGAGACAGGTGCTGATTTAACAGGAAGTGATACCACAGGAATTGGAATGCTTTCAGAGAGACTGTCTCCTACAGCAG ATGAAGCAGCAATGCGGACAGCGCTACCTGACGATAATTAA
- the LOC122735577 gene encoding mucin-12-like isoform X42 encodes MEKLLQLVEGMHIEEMSSHQTLQPEPPRAQKRPLSPQAGLSSPKRKVVPRLEEKEPETVQGIDESKKEEKKKDIAGAGIERGASQAHSIRWPVESKNKYVHISLGDQDESPEFSQTGLALTETKLAATEMLSNTGDGATSSLSTRCSETKSVSAEIMHELSDDFSESEDSDTESLSSQCSDKRLTFIDIKSMATEILGESVETDKRAVSTKSELAGKGMLSESVAPDTGSSDSKCSDSKLAPPEGKATAKSVMPDHGSPDTNLLSSEPSETSTISLEDKAVPTKMLSEKVTPTTSGLSSQRSETRHDSPERKAVVSEVSESVSAAPSVSSDDGSETRCVSPERKPLVTEMSQTVSSDPSVSSESCESKCTSLESQSVATGKLSEAVAPDPSASSAEGLKTKRPSHKSKPVVTGELTESISPTSSILGSEESETRSVSPESKPLVSGRLSETVSPASSILASEDSETRGASPESKAIVGKMLSETLPRAPNVLTPECSEARCTSSESKPVVGELLSEKVSLPPVVLSSKCLETECAPAESKPVVSRTCSGTVSPVPKVLSTECSEARCLSSETKPVVTGMVSETRSLAPDVSCGECSDSVDIKPVVARIIPERLSPPISISSTEYSDAGYTSPERKPVVTGVAPGRLSPPISISSTEYSEASCASPEESKPIVSGLFPEVLSPAISISSEFSEGAYFCTDRKPIVAGTFSERLSLDTCASVSECSETSGTSPERKPIVAERVAARMSPAPIVLSSECSETSYASPERKPLVAGRYVERLSPSTSALYTEFSESSRFFSETRPAAAGEYSGRLSPDTGSFSSESSEASGASPERKPVIGRVYPGRLSPPISISSTEYSDPGGASPERKPIVSGLFSRRLSSPISISSTEYSDMGGASPERKPVISELLSERVRPVQTVLSSVCSDDRCISPETKPVVSGIFSGTLFSATSILASEGSESRCTSPENKPTVSGLFSETGSLPPDVLSTSCLDARCVSPGSKPVEGTMFSETLFSGTSILASEGSESRSISPENKPTVSGMFSETLFSGPSILASEGSGTRCTSPENKPVVTGMFSETLSPPPNIFSSESLDTRCISPENKPVVTGMFSETLSPPINIFSSESSDTRCVSPESKPVVTGLLSGRLSPPISISSTEYSDTECASPERKPVVGEMLSERLSPPISISSTEYSDTECASPERKPIVTGLFSERLPPTSSILPSLCSEIKFASIQNKPSVSGLFPEGLSPSTSFFTSQYSDTRCTSPDSKPVMARLFPQATSLLPSRYFETSDDSSESKAAETGRLSPCTSLFSSQSSETRFSSTERLPPISSLLPELVDPTTFILAAQCPGLRFASSENNPEGSAPSPEGLSPATGFVYPPSSETRAASSENNPEVSEVFSERLSPTTGIVSSLCFEKILASTGSKPVVSRMFSESMFPATGFLYPPESDPAVSGIFSERLSPATGIMSSLCFLTIFASTESKSIVSTVFSESVSPTTGIVSSLCFVIILASTESDLAIIGVFSEGLSPSTGITFRPCSETGAALTDSNSAGTGVFSGSLSPTGGITFPPCSETEAALTDSNSAGTGVFSGSLSPTADEAAMRTALPDDN; translated from the exons AAACTCCTCCAGCTGGTAGAAGGCATGCATATAGAGGAGATGTCTTCCCACCAGACGCTCCAGCCGGAGCCCCCCAGAGCTCAGAAGCGTCCCCTCTCACCACAGGctggcctgagctctcccaaaagGAAAGTTGTCCCTAGGTTGGAGGAGAAGGAGCCTGAGACTGTGCAAGGTATAGATGAGagtaagaaagaggagaaaaagaaagatattgcaggCGCTGGAATAGAGCGGGGAGCCTCACAAGCTCACTCTATCAGATGGCCGgtagaaagcaaaaataaatatgtgCACATCAGTTTGGGTGACCAAGATGAGAGCCCTGAGTTTTCTCAAACAGGATTAGCTTTAACAGAGACCAAGCTTGCGGCAACTGAAATGTTATCAAATACTGGGGATGGTGCTACAAGTAGCTTGTCTACTCGGTGTTCGGAAACAAAATCTGTTTCCGCAGAGATCATGCATGAATTAAGTGATGACTTTTCAGAGAGTGAGGATTCTGACACAGAGAGCTTGTCGTCTCAGTGTTCTGACAAAAGGCTTACTTTCATAGACATCAAGTCTATGGCAACTGAAATATTAGGAGAAAGTGTGGAGACTGATAAGAGGGCTGTTTCTACAAAAAGTGAGCTTGCCGGAAAGGGAATGTTGTCAGAGAGCGTGGCTCCTGACACAGGTAGCTCGGATTCTAAGTGTTCTGATTCGAAATTGGCTCCCCCCGAGGGAAAGGCTACGGCAAAGAGTGTAATGCCAGACCATGGGTCTCCTGATACAAATCTCTTGTCCTCTGAGCCTTCGGAAACTAGTACTATTTCCCTAGAGGACAAGGCTGTGCCAACCAAAATGTTATCAGAAAAGGTAACCCCCACCACAAGTGGTTTGTCTTCCCAGCGTTCAGAAACTAGGCATGATTCCCCCGAGAGAAAGGCTGTAGTATCTGAAGTGTCAGAGAGTGTGTCTGCAGCCCCCAGTGTGTCGTCTGATGACGGCTCGGAAACTAGATGTGTTTCCCCTGAGAGGAAGCCTCTAGTAACCGAAATGTCACAGACAGTGTCTTCTGACCCTAGTGTTTCGTCTGAGTCTTGTGAAAGTAAATGTACTTCCTTAGAAAGTCAATCTGTGGCAACAGGAAAGTTATCAGAGGCAGTGGCTCCTGACCCAAGTGCCTCATCTGCTGAGGGTCTGAAGACTAAACGTCCTTCCCATAAGAGCAAGCCTGTAGTAACTGGCGAGCTCACAGAGTCAATATCTCCAACCTCAAGTATCTTGGGCTCAGAGGAATCGGAGACTAGAAGTGTCTCCCCTGAGAGCAAACCCTTAGTAAGTGGAAGGCTCTCAGAGACAGTGTCTCCAGCCTCAAGCATCTTGGCCTCTGAGGATTCAGAGACAAGAGGTGCCTCCCCTGAGAGCAAGGCTATAGTAGGCAAAATGCTCTCAGAGACCTTGCCTAGAGCCCCAAATGTTTTGACTCCTGAATGTTCTGAGGCTAGATGCACTTCCTCTGAGAGCAAGCCAGTAGTAGGTGAATTGCTCTCAGAGAAAGTGTCTCTACCCCCAGTTGTCCTGTCTTCAAAATGTTTGGAGACTGAGTGTGCACCGGCAGAAAGCAAACCTGTTGTTAGTAGAACGTGCTCGGGGACAGTGTCacctgtcccaaaagtcttgtcTACTGAATGTTCTGAGGCTagatgcctttcctctgagaccaAGCCAGTAGTAACTGGAATGGTCTCAGAGACTAGGTCTCTAGCCCCAGATGTCTCGTGTGGTGAATGTTCGGATTCCGTAGACATCAAACCAGTAGTAGCTAGAATTATACCGGAAAGACTTTCACCACCCATAAGCATTTCATCCACAGAATATTCTGATGCTGGATATACTTCCCCAGAGAGGAAGCCAGTAGTAACTGGTGTGGCCCCTGGGAGACTATCTCCACCTATAAGCATTTCATCAACTGAATATTCGGAGGCAAGCTGTGCTTCCCCCGAGGAGAGCAAGCCCATAGTATCTGGCTTGTTCCCAGAAGTACTATCTCCAGCTATAAGTATCTCCTCCGAGTTTTCGGAGGGTGCCTATTTTTGCACAGATAGAAAGCCCATAGTAGCGGGCACGTTTTCAGAAAGACTGTCTCTGGACACTTGTGCCTCAGTCTCTGAATGTTCAGAGACTAGCGGTACTTCCCCAGAGAGGAAGCCCATAGTAGCAGAACGTGTAGCAGCAAGAATGTCACCAGCTCCAATTGTCTTGTCCTCTGAGTGTTCAGAGACAAGCTATGCTTCCCCAGAAAGGAAGCCATTAGTAGCTGGAAGGTACGTAGAAAGACTATCACCGTCCACAAGTGCCTTATACACGGAGTTTTCTGAGAGCAGCAGGTTTTTCTCAGAGACCAGACCTGCAGCAGCCGGAGAGTACTCAGGAAGGCTGTCTCCAGACACTGGTAGCTTTTCTTCAGAAAGTTCGGAGGCCAGCGGTGCTTCCCCGGAAAGGAAGCCTGTCATAGGGAGAGTGTACCCAGGGAGATTGTCACCGCCTATCAGCATCTCATCCACAGAATATTCCGATCCTGGAGGTGCTTCCCCTGAAAGGAAGCCTATAGTAAGTGGGCTGTTCTCAAGGAGACTGTCTTCTCCCATCAGCATTTCATCTACCGAATATTCTGATATGGGAGGTGCATCTCCTGAAAGGAAGCCTGTCATAAGTGAACTGTTGTCAGAAAGAGTTCGTCCAGTCCAAACTGTTTTGTCCAGTGTATGTTCTGATGATAGATGTATCTCCCCTGAAACTAAACCCGTTGTAAGTGGAATATTTTCAGGGACCCTGTTTTCAGCTACCAGCATCTTGGCCTCTGAGGGTTCAGAGTCTAGATGCACTTCCCCTGAGAACAAGCCCACAGTAAGTGGATTGTTCTCAGAGACAGGGTCTCTACCCCCGGATGTGTTGTCTACTTCGTGTTTAGATGCTAGATGTGTGTCTCCTGGAAGTAAACCCGTAGAAGGTACCATGTTTTCTGAAACCCTTTTTTCAGGGACAAGCATCTTGGCCTCCGAGGGTTCAGAATCTAGAAGTATTTCTCCAGAGAACAAGCCCACAGTTAGTGGGATGTTCTCAGAAACCCTCTTTTCAGGCCCAAGCATCTTGGCCTCTGAGGGTTCAGGGACCAGGTGCACGTCCCCAGAGAACAAACCAGTAGTAACTGGGATGTTCTCAGagaccctctccccacccccaaacatctTCTCCTCCGAAAGCTTGGACACTCGCTGCATTTCACCCGAGAACAAACCAGTTGTAACTGGGATGTTCTCAGAGACATTATCACCACCTATAAAcatcttttcttcagagagctcgGACACTAGGTGCGTTTCTCCAGAGAGCAAGCCAGTAGTAACTGGCTTGCTCTCAGGGAGACTCTCACCACCCATTAGCATTTCATCTACCGAATATTCTGACACTGAATGTGCTTCCCCTGAGAGGAAGCCGGTAGTAGGTGAAATGCTATCAGAGAGACTCTCACCACCCATTAGCATTTCATCCACCGAATATTCTGACACCGAATGTGCTTCCCCAGAAAGGAAGCCCATAGTGACTGGACTTTTTTCAGAAAGACTGCCTCCAACTTCAAGCATTCTCCCCTCCTTGTGTTCCGAAATAAAATTTGCTTCAATACAAAACAAGCCTTCAGTATCTGGACTATTTCCTGAAGGCTTGTCTCCATCTACAAGTTTCTTTACCTCTCAATATTCTGATACAAGATGTACCTCTCCTGACAGCAAACCTGTAATGGCCAGACTGTTTCCACAGGCCACGAGTCTCTTGCCTTCTCGGTATTTTGAGACCTCAGATGACTCTTCAGAAAGCAAGGCTGCAGAGACTGGAAGACTATCTCCATGCACAAGTCTCTTTTCTTCTCAGAGTTCTGAGACAAGATTTTCTTCTACTGAGAGGCTGCCTCCTATATCTAGCCTGTTACCAGAGCTTGTGGATCCTACCACATTTATCCTGGCTGCTCAGTGTCCTGGCTTAAGGTTTGCCTCATCAGAGAACAATCCTGAAGGATCTGCACCATCCCCAGAAGGGCTCTCCCCTGCGACAGGTTTTGTGTACCCTCCATCTTCTGAGACAAGAGCTGCTTCATCAGAGAACAATCCTGAAGTCTCTGAAGTGTTCTCAGAAAGATTGTCTCCGACAACAGGTATTGTGTCCTCTCTATGTTTTGAAAAAATACTTGCTTCCACAGGGAGCAAGCCTGTAGTATCCAGAATGTTCTCAGAGAGTATGTTTCCTGCCACAGGTTTCCTGTATCCTCCAGAAAGTGATCCTGCAGTATCTGGCATTTTCTCAGAAAGACTGTCTCCAGCAACAGGTATTATGTCCTCTCTATGTTTTCTGACAATATTTGCTTCCACAGAGAGCAAGTCTATAGTATCCACAGTGTTCTCAGAAAGCGTCTCTCCCACCACAGGTATTGTGTCTTCTCTATGTTTTGTCATAATCTTGGCTTCCACAGAGAGTGATCTTGCAATAATTGGAGTGTTCTCAGAGGGACTGTCTCCTTCCACAGGCATCACATTCCGTCCATGTTCAGAGACAGGAGCTGCTTTGACAGACAGCAATTCTGCAGGAACTGGAGTGTTTTCAGGGAGCCTGTCTCCTACAGGAG GTATCACATTCCCTCCATGTTCAGAGACAGAAGCTGCTTTGACAGACAGCAATTCTGCAGGAACTGGAGTGTTTTCAGGGAGCCTGTCTCCTACAGCAG ATGAAGCAGCAATGCGGACAGCGCTACCTGACGATAATTAA